CCCAGTTTATCCCCTCGAGCTTTCGCGCCTACGCCGTCGACGGCGACGGTGACGGCCGGCGCGATATCTGGCACAGCATTCCCGACGTCATGGCCTCCACGGCCAACTACCTCAAGCAGGCCGGCTGGCAGGCGGGGGAACCCTGGGGCGCCGAGGTTCGCCTGCCGGACGGCTTCGACTACGCTCAGACCGGGCGGAAAAGCACTGCAAAATGGCGCCGCCAGGGCATGCGCGCCGTTAGCGGCGCGCTGCCCGAATTCTCAAGCGCCGAGGTGATCGTCCCCGCCGGCGCCCAGGGGCCGGCGTTTCTTACCGGTCCCAACTTCCGCAGCATTCTGCGCTACAACAACGCCACCAGCTACGCGCTGGCCGTGGCCAAGCTCAGCGACGCCATCGCCGGGCGCGACGGCATCGTCCAGGGCTGGCCCCGGGAACAGGCGCCGCTGACTCGGGACGACGTGACCCGGCTTCAGCGGTCGCTCAACCGGCTGGGGTACGACGTCGGCGGTGCCGACGGCATCATGGGCCCCAACACCCGCAAAGGCCTGCGCGCTTTCCAGCGCGATCAGGGGCTGACAGCGGACGGCTTTGCGACCCAGGCGCTGCTCGCGCGGCTGGAAAACGCCTGACGCTGCCGTCAGCTACCTCTCCCTGAAGGGAGAGGCTTGTGAAAGCAAGCCCGGCTGACCAGGGAAAGCGGTAGTCAACCCGCTACGTTGGTAACAGGTCGCCAAGCCCCACCCCGCCGTGCTTCCTCAGCGGCGGGCTCTGGAAGGTCAGGATCATGCTGGCGCAAGGTAAAACGCCGAAGGTCTTGATCGCTGCCGTCAGGCAGGAGCCGGTTATCGACATTCCCGAGGGGAGACGGATCGAACGATCCGCGACACCAGGCCCGTAAGGGCATTAACACAGGAGAAAATCGCATGGCGGTTTTCGTATTGGACAAACAGAAACGGCCCCTGATGCCGTGCAGCGAGAAGCGCGCCCGGTTGTTGCGGGAACGCGGTCGCGCTGTGGTGCATAAGCGCTATCCGTTCACGATCCGGCTCAAGGATCGGGTGGAGGGTGACACCCAGCCGCTGCGACTCGGCATCGACCCCGGCAGCAAGACCACCGGGCTGGCGTTAGTGCGCGAGGATGCCGAGGATCGTCACGTGCTGTGCCTGTTCGATCTTGTCCATCGTGGCTTTCAGATTCGCAAGGCGCTGGAGCAGCGCCGAGCCTTTCGTCGCCGTCGTCGCCGTCAGAACCTGCGCTACCGGGCGCCACGCTTCAACAACCGCACCCGACCCAAGGGCTGGCTGGCTCCCAGCCTGCAGCACCGTGTCGATACCATCACGGCTTGGGTGAACCGGCTGACTCGTCTGGCGCCGGTCACTGCCATCAGTCAGGAGCTGGTGCGCTTCGATACGCAGAAGCTGGACAACCCGGAGATCAGCGGTGTCGAGTACCAGCAGGGCTCGCTGCTCGGCTACGAGGTGCGCGAATACCTGCTGGAAAAGTGGGGGCGCGAGTGCGCCTACTGTGGTGATACCGACACCCCACTGGACGTCGAGCATGTGGTACCTCGTGCTCACGGTGGCTCGCACCGCGTCAGTAACCTGACGCTGGCCTGCCACGCCTGCAACCAGGGCAAAGGCAACGGCACGCTGGACACTTTCTTCACCACCGACAAGGGGCTCAAGAAGCGACTCAAGGCTAACAACCTGTCGGCGGATGCTCGACAGGAGCGCGTGCAACGTGAGCTCAAGCGCCCGTTGCGGGATGCCAGCGCCGTCAACGCGACCCGTTGGGTGCTGTTCGGTGCTCTCAAGGCCACCGGTCTGCCGGTGACAGCAGGTAGCGGCGGGCGCACCAAGTACAACCGCCAGCGCCTCGGCATTCCCAAGACCCATGCCCTCGACGCCGCCTGCGTCGGTCCATTCGGCCGGCTGCATGGCGAAAGTCGCTCCACGCTGGCCATCAAGGGCACCGGGCGCGGCAGCTATCAACGCACCCGATTGACCCGGCACGGTTTCCCGCGTGGCTATCTGATGCGGCAGAAGCAGGTGCACGGTTTTCAGACCGGCGACATGGTGAAAGCCATCGTGCCCACCGGCAAGAAGGCCGGCATCCATACGGGCCGTGTCGCTGTGCGTAAAACAGGCAGCTTCACCATTCAGACCAAGCAGGGGGCGTTGCAAGGCATCTCGCACAAGCACTGCTTGCTGATCCAACGCGGTGATGGCTACGGCTACCGCCTCACCTCATCCATTCAACCAAAGGGAGGAGCGGGGCAGGTGGTGGCGTAACAGGTCGCCCTGCGGGCGACGCGCTATCCCTCCCGGCACTGAAAGTACCGGGTATCCCGCGCAAAATCTGATGATATGCGCAGAGTACCCGGCATTCGGGCCCAGTGGACACCAACGCCAATGGCAAGGCCAGTCGGCCAAGGAGAAGAGCGTATGACATCATCAGCAAAGCGTGTGGTCGCCGGCCTTGCCGCCGGCTGGCTGCTGAGCGCGGGCGCGGCCCTCGCCGACAACGCTACCCCGGTATTCGGCTGGGTGGAAAAGGCCGAGCTCAAGCCCTGGGACATCAAGGTCAAGGCCAAGCTCGACAGCGGCGCGCTGACGTCGTCCATCGACGCCCGAGACATTGAAACCTTTCAAAAGGATGACGAGGACTGGGTGCGCTTTCGCTTCGAGCTGGAGGACGAAGACAGCGGCGATACCGTTACCGAAGAGGTCGAACGTCCGCTTTATCGCACCCTGACCGTGCGCGGGGCCGGCGGCCGGGACGAGCGTCCGGTAGTGCTGCTCAACCTATGCGTGGGCGACACCGTCTATGAAGAGCAGTTCAGCCTGCGCGACCGCGGAGAGATGTTCTACCCGGTGCTGCTGGGGCGGCGCACCATCGGCCATC
This DNA window, taken from Halomonas piscis, encodes the following:
- the rloA3 gene encoding retropepsin-like aspartic peptidase RloA3, producing the protein MTSSAKRVVAGLAAGWLLSAGAALADNATPVFGWVEKAELKPWDIKVKAKLDSGALTSSIDARDIETFQKDDEDWVRFRFELEDEDSGDTVTEEVERPLYRTLTVRGAGGRDERPVVLLNLCVGDTVYEEQFSLRDRGEMFYPVLLGRRTIGHLGHLDVSKTFIHDAECGENAEFVEHEPEEDD
- the iscB gene encoding RNA-guided endonuclease IscB; the protein is MAVFVLDKQKRPLMPCSEKRARLLRERGRAVVHKRYPFTIRLKDRVEGDTQPLRLGIDPGSKTTGLALVREDAEDRHVLCLFDLVHRGFQIRKALEQRRAFRRRRRRQNLRYRAPRFNNRTRPKGWLAPSLQHRVDTITAWVNRLTRLAPVTAISQELVRFDTQKLDNPEISGVEYQQGSLLGYEVREYLLEKWGRECAYCGDTDTPLDVEHVVPRAHGGSHRVSNLTLACHACNQGKGNGTLDTFFTTDKGLKKRLKANNLSADARQERVQRELKRPLRDASAVNATRWVLFGALKATGLPVTAGSGGRTKYNRQRLGIPKTHALDAACVGPFGRLHGESRSTLAIKGTGRGSYQRTRLTRHGFPRGYLMRQKQVHGFQTGDMVKAIVPTGKKAGIHTGRVAVRKTGSFTIQTKQGALQGISHKHCLLIQRGDGYGYRLTSSIQPKGGAGQVVA